One window from the genome of Amycolatopsis sp. NBC_01480 encodes:
- a CDS encoding DNA alkylation repair protein codes for MPLADELLNARVAKGLAASLKTAAPGLRFPALGRARLTGLGLRQRTDLLRDALLTDLPGGYRELEDVVRRALADDTFTGWMIWPVTEAVSSRALENGGTAAFDAALDLLADLTPRLTAEFAVRPLLDADLKRALPKVLSWTEHPDEHVRRLASEGTRPLLPWARRVTAIVERPGVTVPILDALYRDESAYVRRSVANHLNDLSRGRPEVAVSAAARWSSADAGKQTAQLVRHGLRTLIKQGDADALALLGFAPPSGITLDGPALSDESVTVGDDLGFSCTLRNTSTEPANLVVDYVVHHRKANGSTTPKVFKLTTKTLEPGAELVVERTHSFRLITTRVYHPGPHALEIQVNGESFGKAGFELLPVA; via the coding sequence TGCCACTGGCAGACGAGCTGCTCAACGCGCGGGTAGCGAAGGGGTTGGCCGCGAGCCTGAAAACCGCGGCGCCGGGTCTGCGGTTCCCGGCGCTCGGCCGGGCGCGGTTGACCGGGCTCGGCTTGCGTCAGCGCACCGATTTGCTGCGCGACGCGTTGCTGACCGACCTGCCCGGCGGCTATCGCGAGCTGGAGGACGTGGTGCGCCGGGCGCTGGCCGACGACACCTTCACCGGCTGGATGATCTGGCCGGTCACCGAGGCGGTCTCGTCGCGGGCGCTCGAAAACGGTGGGACGGCGGCGTTCGACGCGGCGCTCGACCTGCTTGCCGACCTCACCCCGCGGCTCACCGCCGAGTTCGCCGTCCGCCCGCTGCTGGACGCCGACCTAAAACGCGCGCTGCCGAAGGTGCTGAGCTGGACCGAACACCCCGACGAACATGTCCGCCGGCTGGCTTCGGAGGGCACGCGGCCGTTGCTGCCGTGGGCAAGGCGGGTCACCGCGATCGTGGAGCGGCCGGGCGTGACGGTGCCGATCCTCGACGCGCTCTACCGCGACGAGTCCGCGTACGTGCGGCGTTCCGTCGCCAATCATCTGAACGACCTGAGCCGCGGCCGCCCGGAGGTCGCAGTCTCGGCCGCAGCTCGCTGGTCGTCCGCAGACGCCGGAAAGCAGACCGCGCAACTCGTGCGCCACGGCCTCCGCACGCTGATCAAGCAGGGCGACGCGGATGCGTTGGCATTGCTGGGTTTCGCCCCGCCGTCCGGCATCACCCTCGACGGTCCCGCGCTCTCGGACGAATCCGTGACAGTCGGCGACGACCTCGGTTTCAGCTGCACGCTGCGAAACACGAGCACTGAGCCCGCCAACCTGGTCGTCGACTACGTGGTGCACCACCGCAAAGCCAACGGCTCCACCACCCCCAAGGTCTTCAAACTCACCACGAAAACCCTCGAGCCGGGGGCAGAGCTGGTGGTCGAGCGGACCCACTCGTTCCGGCTGATCACCACTCGCGTGTACCACCCGGGACCGCACGCGCTGGAAATCCAGGTGAACGGCGAATCGTTCGGGAAGGCGGGGTTCGAGCTGCTTCCGGTCGCGTGA